A genome region from Cryptomeria japonica unplaced genomic scaffold, Sugi_1.0 HiC_scaffold_77, whole genome shotgun sequence includes the following:
- the LOC131864127 gene encoding putative germin-like protein 2-1, which translates to MANRMIYFTLGLFLLICCYSDRVMAGDSDPLQDFCVADEESKVLVNGFVCKDPMQVSADDFFFRGLGQAGNTDNDVGSNVTMANVKQIPGLNTLGISLVRIDYAVGGINPPHTHPRATEVLVLLEGQLLVGFIDTNNKFFSKTLEKGDVFVFPKALVHFQQNVGHENAVAISALSSQLPGVQTIANSLFAADPPLPDSVLAKAFRITQEVVDYIQKKFA; encoded by the exons ATGGCTAACCGAATGATTTACTTCACACTGGGACTTTTTCTGTTGATATGTTGTTACAGCGACAGGGTCATGGCAGGGGATTCCGATCCCTTGCAAGATTTCTGCGTTGCAGATGAGGAAAGCAAAG TTTTGGTGAACGGGTTCGTTTGCAAAGACCCAATGCAAGTTTCAGCAGACGACTTCTTCTTCCGGGGACTTGGGCAGGCAGGGAACACCGACAATGATGTGGGCTCCAACGTAACGATGGCGAACGTTAAACAGATACCAGGCCTCAATACGTTGGGAATATCGTTGGTCCGCATCGACTACGCAgtgggtggaataaatcctcctcacacacacccaagagccaccgaagttcttgttttactggaaggccagcttcttgtgggtttcattgacaccaacaacaagtttttcagcaaaacgttggagaagggagatgtgtttgtgtttccaaaggcacttgtgcatttccagcagaatgtggggCATGAAAATGCGGTGGCCATATCTGCATTGAGCAGCCAGCTTCCGGGAGTTCAGACAATCGCCAACTCTCTGTTTGCAGCGGATCCTCCTCTCCCAGATTCCGTATTGGCCAAGGCCTTCCGCATCACACAGGAAGTTGTGGATTACATTCAGAAGAAATTCGCATAA